One genomic region from Biomphalaria glabrata chromosome 7, xgBioGlab47.1, whole genome shotgun sequence encodes:
- the LOC106075457 gene encoding 39S ribosomal protein L3, mitochondrial-like produces MASKSILTCFLRPSCTTLLGSNGTVASLLPTSYVSVQQVRHRRYPKFVVRQNKRKTWHVRKWTQKYDDNLLTSNEQFIKDVIVENYAKNSDSPLKDAPWDRNPYVYGTRRTGVLALKLGTMLQWTTEGKPFMVTLLQVLDNHVINYVPPEVYATYPSHLPHHRQKFGLQIVGALSSDPRMFSKPYNNLFIKAGVPPKRWLTRFLITPNAACQPGTPLSVNHFKVGEYVDIQGRTRDWGFQGVCKRWGMKGMPASHGVTKSHRKMGSTGGGGDKDGIWKGKHMPGIMGDILRTQYGLKIWRINTKYNVLYVTGAAVCGRPHTFVRVYDTVLPRKKRPESSYESVPMPTWFEEDATEPLPEEYFDSKLFQFTSPSLEIEEEKK; encoded by the exons ATGGCGTCCAAGTCTATTCTAACTTGCTTTCTTCGACCTTCATGTACAACTTTACTTGGCAGCAATGGAACAGTGGCATCTCTTCTTCCCACAAG ctatgTTTCTGTTCAACAAGTAAGGCATAGACGCTACCCAAAATTTGTTGTACGCCAAAACAAGCGCAAAACATGGCATGTTCGTAAATGGACGCAAAAGTACGATGACAACCTTCTCACAAGCAATGAACAATTTATCAAAGATGTGATTGTTGAAAACTACGCCAAAAATTCTGATAGTCCACTCAAAGATGCTCCTTGGGACAGGAACCCATATGTCTACGG AACAAGAAGAACTGGAGTCTTGGCGTTGAAGTTGGGTACTATGCTACAATGGACCACGGAGGGCAAGCCATTCATGGTTACACTGCTGcaa GTTTTAGATAACCATGTGATTAACTATGTGCCCCCTGAGGTCTACGCCACCTACCCAAGTCACTTGCCCCACCACAGACAGAAGTTTGGTTTACAAATTGTTGGTGCATTGAGTTCAGACCCTAGAATG TTTTCTAAACCTTACAACAATCTCTTCATCAAAGCTGGTGTCCCACCCAAACGTTGGTTGACCAGATTTTTAATTACACCAAACGCTGCCTGCCAACCTG GCACACCACTGAGTGTAAATCACTTCAAAGTTGGCGAATATGTGGATATTCAAGGAAGAAC ACGTGATTGGGGATTTCAGGGCGTGTGCAAAAGGTGGGGCATGAAGGGAATGCCTGCATCTCATGGTGTTACAAAGTCTCACAGAAAGATGGGCTCTACAGGCGGCGGCGGT GATAAAGATGGTATTTGGAAAGGCAAGCACATGCCTGGAATTATGGGAGATATCTTGAGAACACAGTATGGTCTGAAA ATCTGGAGAATAAACACAAAGTATAATGTCTTGTATGTCACTGGCGCTGCTGTCTGTGGCAGGCCGCACACCTTTGTCAGAGTGTATGACACTGTGCTGCCCCGCAAGAAGAGGCCAGAGTCCAGTTACGAGTCAGTGCCCATGCCTACCTGGTTTGA
- the LOC106076621 gene encoding unconventional prefoldin RPB5 interactor-like, translating to MEPKKLTRLQEEQLKAIDDTKTKITQLEKYKEDYTALRNKLKTLPDKLSHEIMVPFGKLAFMPGKIVHTNEILVLLGDNWFVERSASQAAEIANRRIKDLDTKLVDLNKQRKLLEPRLNFTSEFRTALENSSEVKEIVEEYDEEKERLWDEQHRRNVRKYKAELRQSSTNKTIKENKAEGKPATDSELWSRLDELEMLEKEKGELNSEFDGDSNGSADDISESDKEKILKRRVSWADVEEKTLQRNSPVDPDIHEAPTDEDDTDDSDDDETNRPVQRVIRFTHTPAPTKLSHQVSDSGDGRIQSPADLYKLYSPKSILKKTSGSGDVSVACVKETDSTFCDNSGALEPFHLSEEVEPPKVITESLHDADVPLAFSKDILPPSSSQKAFTGLVLEKSTTGPLKSIETEKHIVSEVKTSAQDPPKRISKFKAGRMSQQSH from the exons ATGGAGCCCAAAaaattaacaagattacaagaAGAACAACTAAAGGCTATAGATGACACTAAAACTAAGATCACACAATT GGAGAAGTATAAAGAAGACTACACTGCGCTACGAAACAAACTCAAGACACTTCCTGATAAATTGTCTCATGAAATTATG GTTCCATTTGGCAAATTGGCTTTTATGCCAGGTAAGATTGTGCACACCAATGAGATTCTGGTCCTCTTAGGAGATAATTGGTTTGTTGAAAGATCAGCCAGTCAAGCTGCGGAAATAGCCAACAGGAGAATCAAAG ATCTTGACACAAAGCTTGTTGATTTAAATAAACAACGAAAACTCCTAGAGCCTCGTTTAAATTTTACATCAGAATTTAGAACAGCTCTTGAG AACAGCAGTGAAGTGAAGGAAATAGTTGAAGAGtatgatgaagaaaaagaacgccTGTGGGatg AGCAACATCGTAGAAATGTAAGAAAGTACAAAGCCGAACTAAGACAAAGCTCCACCAATAAAACTATCAAAGAGAACAAAGCTGAAGGCAAGCCAGCGACAGATTCTGAGCTTTGGTCTCGTCTGGATGAATTAGAAAtgttggaaaaagaaaaaggagaaTTAAATAG TGAGTTTGATGGAGATTCCAATGGATCTGCCGATGACATCTCAGAGTCTGataaagaaaagattttaaagAGACGAGTTAGTTGGGCGGATGTTGAAGAGAAAACATTACAGAGAAATTCCCCCGTTGACCCAGATATACACGAAGCCCCCACAGATGAAGATGACACTGATGATAGCGATGACGATGAAACAAATAGACCTGTGCAGCGGGTGATTAGATTTACTCACACACCCGCACCAACAAAGCTT TCACACCAAGTCAGTGATAGCGGCGATGGAAGGATACAGAGCCCAGCAGACCTTTATAAACTTTACAGTCCAAAGTCCATTCTAAAAAAGACGTCAGGCTCTGGTGATGTTTCTGTTGCATGTGTGAAAGAGACTGACTCAACATTCTGTGATAACAGCGGAGCATTGGAGCCATTCCATCTTTCAGAAGAAGTAGAGCCACCTAAGGTTATAACAGAATCACTCCATGATGCAGATGTGCCTCTGGCATTTTCTAAAGACATTCTTCCACCTTCAAGTTCACAAAAG GCTTTCACTGGTTTGGTTTTAGAAAAATCTACAACCGGACCGTTGAAAAGTATAGAAACTGAGAAACATATAGTGTCAGAAGTCAAAACTTCTGCTCAAGATCCTCCAAAGAGAATTTCTAAATTTAAAGCAGGCAGAATGTCTCAGCAGTCACATTAA